A single genomic interval of Orcinus orca chromosome 19, mOrcOrc1.1, whole genome shotgun sequence harbors:
- the MINK1 gene encoding misshapen-like kinase 1 isoform X1: protein MGDPAPARSLDDIDLSALRDPAGIFELVEVVGNGTYGQVYKGRHVKTGQLAAIKVMDVTEDEEEEIKQEINMLKKYSHHRNIATYYGAFIKKSPPGNDDQLWLVMEFCGAGSVTDLVKNTKGNALKEDCIAYICREILRGLAHLHAHKVIHRDIKGQNVLLTENAEVKLVDFGVSAQLDRTVGRRNTFIGTPYWMAPEVIACDENPDATYDYRSDIWSLGITAIEMAEGAPPLCDMHPMRALFLIPRNPPPRLKSKKWSKKFIDFIDTCLIKTYLSRPPTEQLLKFPFIRDQPTERQVRIQLKDHIDRSRKKRGEKEETEYEYSGSEEEDDSHGEEGEPSSIMNVPGESTLRREFLRLQQENKSNSEALKQQQQLQQQQQRDPEAHIKHLLHQRQRRIEEQKEERRRVEEQQRREREQRKLQEKEQQRRREDMQALRREEERRQAEREQEYIRHRLEEEQRQLEILQQQLLQEQALLLEYKRKQLEEQRQSERLQRQLQQEHAYLKSLQQQQQQILPGDRKPLYHYGRGINPADKPAWAREVEERTRMNKQQNSPLAKTKPGSTGPEPPVPQASPGPPGPLSQTPPMQRPVEPQEGPHKSLVAHRVPLKPYAAPVPRSQSLQDQPTRNLAAFPASHDPDPAVPAPTATPSARGGVVRQNSDPTSEGPGPSPNPPAWVRPDNEAPPKVPQRTSSIATALNTSGAGGSRPAQAVRARPRSNSAWQIYLQRRAERGNPKPPGPPAQPPGPPNACSNPDLRRSDPGWERSDSVLPASHGHLPQAGSLERNRVGASKLDSSPVLSPGSKAKPDDHRSRPGRPASYKRAIGEDFVLLKERTLDEAPRPPKKAMDYSSSSEEVESSEDDEEESNGEPSEGSRDTPGGRSDGDTDSVSTMVVHDVEEIAGTQTPYGGGTMVVQRTPEEERSLLHADSNGYTNLPDVVQPSHSPTESSKGQSPPLKDGGSDYQSRGLVKAPGKSSFTMFVDLGIYQPGGSGDTIPITALVGGEGSRLDQLQYDVRKGSVVNVNPTNTRAHSETPEIRKYKKRFNSEILCAALWGVNLLVGTENGLMLLDRSGQGKVYGLIGRRRFQQMDVLEGLNLLITISGKRNKLRVYYLSWLRNKILHNDPEVEKKQGWTTVGDMEGCGHYRVVKYERIKFLVIALKNSVEVYAWAPKPYHKFMAFKSFADLPHRPLLVDLTVEEGQRLKVIYGSSAGFHAVDVDSGNSYDIYIPVHIQSQITPHAIIFLPNTDGMEMLLCYEDEGVYVNTYGRIIKDVVLQWGEMPTSVAYICSNQIMGWGEKAIEIRSVETGHLDGVFMHKRAQRLKFLCERNDKVFFASVRSGGSSQVYFMTLNRNCIMNW, encoded by the exons gaCCCTGCTGGAATCTTTGAGCTGGTGGAGGTGGTCGGCAATGGAACCTACGGGCAGGTGTACAAG GGTCGGCATGTCAAGACCGGGCAGCTGGCTGCCATCAAGGTCATGGATGTCACGGAG GATGAGGAGGAAGAGATCAAGCAGGAGATCAACATGTTGAAAAAATACTCTCACCACCGCAACATCGCCACCTACTACGGGGCCTTCATCAAGAAGAGCCCCCCTGGGAACGACGACCAGCTCTGG CTGGTGATGGAGTTCTGTGGTGCTGGTTCTGTGACAGACCTGGTGAAGAACACGAAAGGGAACGCCCTGAAGGAGGACTGTATCGCCTACATCTGCAGGGAGATTCTCCGG ggtCTGGCCCATCTCCACGCCCACAAGGTGATCCACCGAGACATCAAGGGGCAGAATGTGCTACTGACAGAGAATGCCGAGGTCAAGCTAG TGGATTTCGGGGTGAGCGCGCAGCTGGACCGCACCGTGGGCAGGCGGAACACTTTCATCGGGACCCCCTACTGGATGGCCCCCGAGGTCATCGCTTGCGATGAGAACCCTGATGCCACCTACGATTACAGG AGTGACATTTGGTCTTTAGGAATCACAGCCATCGAGATGGCAGAGGGAGCCCCCC CTCTGTGTGACATGCACCCCATGCGAGCCCTCTTCCTCATCCCCCGGAACCCGCCACCCAGGCTCAAGTCCAAGAAATG GTCTAAGAAGTTCATCGACTTCATTGACACGTGTCTCATCAAGACTTACCTGAGCCGCCCACCGACGGAGCAGCTGCTCAAGTTCCCGTTCATCCGCGACCAGCCCACCGAGCGGCAGGTCCGCATCCAGCTCAAGGACCACATCGACCGATCCCGGAAGAAACGAGGCGAGAAAG AGGAGACAGAATATGAGTACAGTGGCAGCGAAGAGGAAGACGACAGCCatggagaggaaggagagccAAG CTCCATCATGAATGTGCCGGGGGAGTCGACCCTCCGCCGGGAATTCCTCCGGCTCCAGCAGGAGAACAAGAGCAACTCTGAGGCtttaaagcagcagcagcagctgcagcagcagcaacagcgaGACCCAGAGGCGCACATCAAGCACCTGCTGCACCAGCGGCAGCGACGCATAGAGGAGCAGAAGGAAGAGCGGCGGCGGGttgaggag CAACAGCGGCGGGAGCGAGAGCAGCGGAAGCTGCAGGAGAAGGAGCAGCAGCGGCGGCGCGAGGACATGCAGGCCCTGCGGCGGGAGGAGGAGAGGCGGCAGGCTGAGCGGGAGCAG gaGTATATCCGTCACAGGCTAGAGGAGGAGCAGCGACAGCTCGAGATCCTTCAGCAACAGCTGCTCCAGGAACAGGCCCTACTGCTG GAATACAAGAGGAAGCAGCTGGAGGAGCAGCGGCAGTCGGAGCGCCTGCAGAGGCAGCTGCAGCAGGAGCACGCCTACCTCAAGTCcctgcagcagcaacagcagcagatcCTGCCCGGGGACAGGAAGCCCCTGTATCATTACGGTCGGGGCATTAACCCTGCTGACAAACCGGCCTGGGCCCGAGAG GTAGAAGAGAGAACGAGGATGAACAAGCAGCAGAACTCTCCCTTGGCCAAGACCAAGCCAGGCAGCACAGGGCCTGAGCCCCCCgtcccccaggcctcccctgggCCCCCAGGACCCCTTTCCCAAACTCCTCCTATGCAGAGGCCGGTGGAGCCCCAGGAGGGACCACACAAG AGCCTGGTGGCACACCGGGTCCCACTGAAGCCATATGCAGCGCCTGTACCCCGATCCCAGTCCCTGCAGGACCAGCCCACCCGAAACCTGGCTGCCTTCCCAGCCTCACACGACCCCGACCCCGCCGTGCCCGCACCCACTGCCACGCCTAGTGCCCGAGGAGGCGTCGTCCGCCAGAACTCAGACCCCACTTCCGAAGGGCCTGGCCCCAGCCCGAACCCCCCAGCCTGGGTCCGGCCTGATAATGAGGCCCCTCCCAAG gTGCCTCAGAGGACCTCATCTATCGCCACTGCCCTTAACACCAGTGGGGCTGGAGGGTCCCGGCCAGCCCAGGCTGTCCGTGCCAG ACCTCGCAGCAACTCCGCCTGGCAAATCTATCTGCAAAGGCGGGCAGAGCGGGGCAACCCCAAGCCTCCAGGGCCCCCTGCTCAGCCCCCTGGCCCGCCCAACGCTTGTAG TAATCCTGACCTCAGGAGGAGCGACCCTGGCTGGGAGCGCTCGGACAGCGTCCTCCCCGCCTCTCACGGGCACCTCCCCCAGGCTGGCTCACTGGAGCGGAACCGGGTGGGAG CCTCCAAACTGGACAGCTCCCCCGTGCTCTCCCCTGGGAGCAAAGCCAAGCCCGATGACCACCGCTCGCGGCCAGGCCGGCCCGCA AGCTATAAGCGAGCCATTGGTGAG GATTTTGTGTTGCTGAAAGAGCGGACCCTGGACGAGGCCCCCCGGCCTCCCAAGAAGGCCATGGACTACTCGTCGTCCAGCGAGGAGGTGGAGAGCAGCGAGGACGACGAGGAGGAGAGCAACGGCGAACCGTCGGAGGGGAGCAGAGATACCCCTGGGGGCCG CAGCGATGGAGACACAGACAGTGTCAGCACAATGGTGGTCCATGACGTGGAGGAGATAGCCGGGACCCAGACCCCCTATGGGGGTGGCACCATGGTGGTCCAGCGC aCCCCTGAAGAGGAGCGAAGCCTGCTGCATGCTGATAGCAACGGTTACACGAACCTGCCAGATGTGGTCCAGCCCAGCCACTCGCCCACCGAGAGCAGCAAAGGTCAAAGCCCCCCCTTGAAGGATGGAGGCAGTGAT TACCAGTCTCGTGGGCTGGTAAAGGCCCCTGGCAAGAGCTCGTTCACGATGTTTGTGGACCTGGGGATCTACCAGCCTGGAGGCAGTGGGGACACCATCCCCATCACAG CCCTGGTGGGTGGAGAGGGCAGTCGGCTCGATCAGCTGCAGTATGACGTGAGGAAAGGCTCTGTGGTCAACGTGAACCCCACCAACACCCGGGCCCACAGCGAAACCCCCGAGATTCGGAAGTACAAGAAGCGGTTCAATTCCGAGATCCTCTGTGCGGCCCTTTGGG GGGTCAACCTGCTGGTGGGCACGGAGAACGGGCTGATGTTGCTAGACCGAAGTGGGCAGGGCAAGGTGTATGGACTCATCGGGCGGCGACGCTTCCAGCAAATGGATGTGCTGGAGGGACTCAACTTGCTCATCACCATCTCAG ggaaaaggaacaaactgCGGGTATATTATTTGTCCTGGCTCCGGAACAAGATCCTGCACAATGACCCAGAAGTGGAGAAGAAGCAGGGCTGGACCACTGTGGGGGACATGGAGGGCTGCGGGCACTACCGTGTTG TGAAATATGAACGCATCAAATTCCTGGTCATCGCCCTGAAGAACTCTGTGGAGGTGTATGCTTGGGCCCCCAAACCTTACCACAAATTCATGGCTTTCAAG TCCTTTGCTGACCTCCCACACCGCCCTTTGCTGGTGGACCTGACGGTAGAGGAGGGACAGAGGCTCAAGGTCATCTATGGCTCCAGCGCCGGCTTCCATGCTGTGGATGTCGACTCGGGGAACAGCTATGACATCTACATCCCTGTGCAC ATCCAGAGCCAGATCACGCCCCACGCCATCATCTTTCTCCCCAACACGGATGGCATGGAGATGCTGCTGTGCTACGAGGATGAGGGCGTCTATGTCAACACGTATGGGCGGATCATTAAGGACGTGGTGCTGCAGTGGGGAGAGATGCCCACCTCTGTGG CCTATATCTGCTCCAACCAGATCATGGGCTGGGGTGAGAAAGCCATTGAGATCCGCTCCGTGGAGACGGGCCACCTAGACGGGGTCTTCATGCACAAACGAGCCCAGAGGCTCAAGTTCCTGTGTGAGCGGAATGACAAG GTGTTTTTTGCCTCAGTCCGCTCCGGGGGCAGCAGCCAAGTTTACTTCATGACCCTGAACCGTAACTGCATCATGAACTGGTGA
- the MINK1 gene encoding misshapen-like kinase 1 isoform X2: MGDPAPARSLDDIDLSALRDPAGIFELVEVVGNGTYGQVYKGRHVKTGQLAAIKVMDVTEDEEEEIKQEINMLKKYSHHRNIATYYGAFIKKSPPGNDDQLWLVMEFCGAGSVTDLVKNTKGNALKEDCIAYICREILRGLAHLHAHKVIHRDIKGQNVLLTENAEVKLVDFGVSAQLDRTVGRRNTFIGTPYWMAPEVIACDENPDATYDYRSDIWSLGITAIEMAEGAPPLCDMHPMRALFLIPRNPPPRLKSKKWSKKFIDFIDTCLIKTYLSRPPTEQLLKFPFIRDQPTERQVRIQLKDHIDRSRKKRGEKEETEYEYSGSEEEDDSHGEEGEPSSIMNVPGESTLRREFLRLQQENKSNSEALKQQQQLQQQQQRDPEAHIKHLLHQRQRRIEEQKEERRRVEEQQRREREQRKLQEKEQQRRREDMQALRREEERRQAEREQEYIRHRLEEEQRQLEILQQQLLQEQALLLEYKRKQLEEQRQSERLQRQLQQEHAYLKSLQQQQQQILPGDRKPLYHYGRGINPADKPAWAREVEERTRMNKQQNSPLAKTKPGSTGPEPPVPQASPGPPGPLSQTPPMQRPVEPQEGPHKSLVAHRVPLKPYAAPVPRSQSLQDQPTRNLAAFPASHDPDPAVPAPTATPSARGGVVRQNSDPTSEGPGPSPNPPAWVRPDNEAPPKVPQRTSSIATALNTSGAGGSRPAQAVRARPRSNSAWQIYLQRRAERGNPKPPGPPAQPPGPPNACSNPDLRRSDPGWERSDSVLPASHGHLPQAGSLERNRVGASKLDSSPVLSPGSKAKPDDHRSRPGRPASYKRAIGEDFVLLKERTLDEAPRPPKKAMDYSSSSEEVESSEDDEEESNGEPSEGSRDTPGGRDGDTDSVSTMVVHDVEEIAGTQTPYGGGTMVVQRTPEEERSLLHADSNGYTNLPDVVQPSHSPTESSKGQSPPLKDGGSDYQSRGLVKAPGKSSFTMFVDLGIYQPGGSGDTIPITALVGGEGSRLDQLQYDVRKGSVVNVNPTNTRAHSETPEIRKYKKRFNSEILCAALWGVNLLVGTENGLMLLDRSGQGKVYGLIGRRRFQQMDVLEGLNLLITISGKRNKLRVYYLSWLRNKILHNDPEVEKKQGWTTVGDMEGCGHYRVVKYERIKFLVIALKNSVEVYAWAPKPYHKFMAFKSFADLPHRPLLVDLTVEEGQRLKVIYGSSAGFHAVDVDSGNSYDIYIPVHIQSQITPHAIIFLPNTDGMEMLLCYEDEGVYVNTYGRIIKDVVLQWGEMPTSVAYICSNQIMGWGEKAIEIRSVETGHLDGVFMHKRAQRLKFLCERNDKVFFASVRSGGSSQVYFMTLNRNCIMNW; encoded by the exons gaCCCTGCTGGAATCTTTGAGCTGGTGGAGGTGGTCGGCAATGGAACCTACGGGCAGGTGTACAAG GGTCGGCATGTCAAGACCGGGCAGCTGGCTGCCATCAAGGTCATGGATGTCACGGAG GATGAGGAGGAAGAGATCAAGCAGGAGATCAACATGTTGAAAAAATACTCTCACCACCGCAACATCGCCACCTACTACGGGGCCTTCATCAAGAAGAGCCCCCCTGGGAACGACGACCAGCTCTGG CTGGTGATGGAGTTCTGTGGTGCTGGTTCTGTGACAGACCTGGTGAAGAACACGAAAGGGAACGCCCTGAAGGAGGACTGTATCGCCTACATCTGCAGGGAGATTCTCCGG ggtCTGGCCCATCTCCACGCCCACAAGGTGATCCACCGAGACATCAAGGGGCAGAATGTGCTACTGACAGAGAATGCCGAGGTCAAGCTAG TGGATTTCGGGGTGAGCGCGCAGCTGGACCGCACCGTGGGCAGGCGGAACACTTTCATCGGGACCCCCTACTGGATGGCCCCCGAGGTCATCGCTTGCGATGAGAACCCTGATGCCACCTACGATTACAGG AGTGACATTTGGTCTTTAGGAATCACAGCCATCGAGATGGCAGAGGGAGCCCCCC CTCTGTGTGACATGCACCCCATGCGAGCCCTCTTCCTCATCCCCCGGAACCCGCCACCCAGGCTCAAGTCCAAGAAATG GTCTAAGAAGTTCATCGACTTCATTGACACGTGTCTCATCAAGACTTACCTGAGCCGCCCACCGACGGAGCAGCTGCTCAAGTTCCCGTTCATCCGCGACCAGCCCACCGAGCGGCAGGTCCGCATCCAGCTCAAGGACCACATCGACCGATCCCGGAAGAAACGAGGCGAGAAAG AGGAGACAGAATATGAGTACAGTGGCAGCGAAGAGGAAGACGACAGCCatggagaggaaggagagccAAG CTCCATCATGAATGTGCCGGGGGAGTCGACCCTCCGCCGGGAATTCCTCCGGCTCCAGCAGGAGAACAAGAGCAACTCTGAGGCtttaaagcagcagcagcagctgcagcagcagcaacagcgaGACCCAGAGGCGCACATCAAGCACCTGCTGCACCAGCGGCAGCGACGCATAGAGGAGCAGAAGGAAGAGCGGCGGCGGGttgaggag CAACAGCGGCGGGAGCGAGAGCAGCGGAAGCTGCAGGAGAAGGAGCAGCAGCGGCGGCGCGAGGACATGCAGGCCCTGCGGCGGGAGGAGGAGAGGCGGCAGGCTGAGCGGGAGCAG gaGTATATCCGTCACAGGCTAGAGGAGGAGCAGCGACAGCTCGAGATCCTTCAGCAACAGCTGCTCCAGGAACAGGCCCTACTGCTG GAATACAAGAGGAAGCAGCTGGAGGAGCAGCGGCAGTCGGAGCGCCTGCAGAGGCAGCTGCAGCAGGAGCACGCCTACCTCAAGTCcctgcagcagcaacagcagcagatcCTGCCCGGGGACAGGAAGCCCCTGTATCATTACGGTCGGGGCATTAACCCTGCTGACAAACCGGCCTGGGCCCGAGAG GTAGAAGAGAGAACGAGGATGAACAAGCAGCAGAACTCTCCCTTGGCCAAGACCAAGCCAGGCAGCACAGGGCCTGAGCCCCCCgtcccccaggcctcccctgggCCCCCAGGACCCCTTTCCCAAACTCCTCCTATGCAGAGGCCGGTGGAGCCCCAGGAGGGACCACACAAG AGCCTGGTGGCACACCGGGTCCCACTGAAGCCATATGCAGCGCCTGTACCCCGATCCCAGTCCCTGCAGGACCAGCCCACCCGAAACCTGGCTGCCTTCCCAGCCTCACACGACCCCGACCCCGCCGTGCCCGCACCCACTGCCACGCCTAGTGCCCGAGGAGGCGTCGTCCGCCAGAACTCAGACCCCACTTCCGAAGGGCCTGGCCCCAGCCCGAACCCCCCAGCCTGGGTCCGGCCTGATAATGAGGCCCCTCCCAAG gTGCCTCAGAGGACCTCATCTATCGCCACTGCCCTTAACACCAGTGGGGCTGGAGGGTCCCGGCCAGCCCAGGCTGTCCGTGCCAG ACCTCGCAGCAACTCCGCCTGGCAAATCTATCTGCAAAGGCGGGCAGAGCGGGGCAACCCCAAGCCTCCAGGGCCCCCTGCTCAGCCCCCTGGCCCGCCCAACGCTTGTAG TAATCCTGACCTCAGGAGGAGCGACCCTGGCTGGGAGCGCTCGGACAGCGTCCTCCCCGCCTCTCACGGGCACCTCCCCCAGGCTGGCTCACTGGAGCGGAACCGGGTGGGAG CCTCCAAACTGGACAGCTCCCCCGTGCTCTCCCCTGGGAGCAAAGCCAAGCCCGATGACCACCGCTCGCGGCCAGGCCGGCCCGCA AGCTATAAGCGAGCCATTGGTGAG GATTTTGTGTTGCTGAAAGAGCGGACCCTGGACGAGGCCCCCCGGCCTCCCAAGAAGGCCATGGACTACTCGTCGTCCAGCGAGGAGGTGGAGAGCAGCGAGGACGACGAGGAGGAGAGCAACGGCGAACCGTCGGAGGGGAGCAGAGATACCCCTGGGGGCCG CGATGGAGACACAGACAGTGTCAGCACAATGGTGGTCCATGACGTGGAGGAGATAGCCGGGACCCAGACCCCCTATGGGGGTGGCACCATGGTGGTCCAGCGC aCCCCTGAAGAGGAGCGAAGCCTGCTGCATGCTGATAGCAACGGTTACACGAACCTGCCAGATGTGGTCCAGCCCAGCCACTCGCCCACCGAGAGCAGCAAAGGTCAAAGCCCCCCCTTGAAGGATGGAGGCAGTGAT TACCAGTCTCGTGGGCTGGTAAAGGCCCCTGGCAAGAGCTCGTTCACGATGTTTGTGGACCTGGGGATCTACCAGCCTGGAGGCAGTGGGGACACCATCCCCATCACAG CCCTGGTGGGTGGAGAGGGCAGTCGGCTCGATCAGCTGCAGTATGACGTGAGGAAAGGCTCTGTGGTCAACGTGAACCCCACCAACACCCGGGCCCACAGCGAAACCCCCGAGATTCGGAAGTACAAGAAGCGGTTCAATTCCGAGATCCTCTGTGCGGCCCTTTGGG GGGTCAACCTGCTGGTGGGCACGGAGAACGGGCTGATGTTGCTAGACCGAAGTGGGCAGGGCAAGGTGTATGGACTCATCGGGCGGCGACGCTTCCAGCAAATGGATGTGCTGGAGGGACTCAACTTGCTCATCACCATCTCAG ggaaaaggaacaaactgCGGGTATATTATTTGTCCTGGCTCCGGAACAAGATCCTGCACAATGACCCAGAAGTGGAGAAGAAGCAGGGCTGGACCACTGTGGGGGACATGGAGGGCTGCGGGCACTACCGTGTTG TGAAATATGAACGCATCAAATTCCTGGTCATCGCCCTGAAGAACTCTGTGGAGGTGTATGCTTGGGCCCCCAAACCTTACCACAAATTCATGGCTTTCAAG TCCTTTGCTGACCTCCCACACCGCCCTTTGCTGGTGGACCTGACGGTAGAGGAGGGACAGAGGCTCAAGGTCATCTATGGCTCCAGCGCCGGCTTCCATGCTGTGGATGTCGACTCGGGGAACAGCTATGACATCTACATCCCTGTGCAC ATCCAGAGCCAGATCACGCCCCACGCCATCATCTTTCTCCCCAACACGGATGGCATGGAGATGCTGCTGTGCTACGAGGATGAGGGCGTCTATGTCAACACGTATGGGCGGATCATTAAGGACGTGGTGCTGCAGTGGGGAGAGATGCCCACCTCTGTGG CCTATATCTGCTCCAACCAGATCATGGGCTGGGGTGAGAAAGCCATTGAGATCCGCTCCGTGGAGACGGGCCACCTAGACGGGGTCTTCATGCACAAACGAGCCCAGAGGCTCAAGTTCCTGTGTGAGCGGAATGACAAG GTGTTTTTTGCCTCAGTCCGCTCCGGGGGCAGCAGCCAAGTTTACTTCATGACCCTGAACCGTAACTGCATCATGAACTGGTGA